The proteins below come from a single Nostoc sp. KVJ3 genomic window:
- a CDS encoding histidine phosphatase family protein has translation MTLNLYLLRHGETTFSQSGNFCGETDAELTSEGMQMAESFADVYQKLKWSAVYVSPMKRAIATAKPFCDAIGMDMQLRDGLREGSYGEWETYSKSFAQENYAENYLKWVTEPAWNAPLGGETAVDIANRSMPVIAEIQEKHPQGNVLVVSHKATIRIMLCSLLGIDLGRYRYRVNILVASVSMVKFDVNGPLLEILGDRHHIPDRIRFRPGT, from the coding sequence ATGACACTCAACTTATATTTACTGCGACATGGAGAAACTACTTTTAGTCAAAGTGGTAATTTCTGCGGTGAAACTGATGCAGAGTTGACTTCTGAAGGGATGCAGATGGCAGAGAGTTTTGCCGATGTTTATCAAAAATTGAAGTGGTCAGCAGTTTATGTTAGCCCGATGAAGCGCGCAATTGCAACTGCCAAGCCATTTTGTGATGCTATCGGTATGGATATGCAGTTGCGTGACGGACTTAGAGAAGGTAGTTACGGCGAATGGGAAACGTATAGTAAATCGTTTGCCCAAGAGAATTACGCAGAAAACTATCTAAAATGGGTGACAGAACCCGCTTGGAATGCACCACTAGGTGGAGAAACTGCGGTAGATATAGCTAACCGTTCTATGCCTGTAATTGCTGAAATTCAAGAAAAACATCCCCAAGGTAATGTTTTAGTAGTTTCCCATAAAGCCACGATTCGGATTATGCTTTGTAGTTTACTGGGAATTGATTTAGGACGCTATCGCTATCGGGTGAATATTTTGGTCGCGTCGGTAAGTATGGTTAAATTTGACGTTAATGGCCCTTTGTTAGAAATATTAGGCGATCGTCATCATATACCCGATCGTATTCGCTTTCGTCCGGGAACATAA